The genomic interval TGCGTTGAAACGAACAATAGAAGCAAATTTTTTGGCTGTTGTTCCAACTACTTTTCTAAATCGCTTTTCAAACGGGCTTGGGCTAATAGATAGTTTTTCGTTCAATTCTTTTATGCGGATAGTTCCATTACTTTGATAGATAAGTTTAACCGCTTCAAAAATTAATCTGTCAGTTTGTACATCTTTAAGTTGCGAAACTAAAAACTGCTCAACAACTTTTACTCGCTGTTTGTCGGTAGTTGCAATGGTCAATTTTTGTTCTACTTCTGCTACACTTTTTTTATCGAAAATATCAGTAAGTGAAATGCTTAAATTGAATAGTTCGTTGGCAGGATGTGAAGCAAATTGGGTAAATCCAATTTCTGAGAAGTAAACCAATATAGTTCCGATATTGGCCGAGTTTTTGAAAATTTTGTAACCGTCAGTTATTCCTGTAATACCTGCCGTATTCAATTTACTTTCCATATTATTTTTTACGGCCGCAAGTTGTCCTTTGTATTGAAAACCGATAACAAGTCCAGAAGAAGGGAAAACTTTATATTCATTTTCCAATTCGTTCTCCGACACCACAAAATATTTGATGTAGGGTTTTAGCAGGTCGTTTGGAAAATATTTGTCAAATTTCATTCGTTTGTCTTTCATAAAAAGGGTTTGCAATATTGTTTTTTACGTTTCAGCGCTTTGGGTTCTGACAGGGAATCGAAGCACAAAAGTTCATATTATTACCATAGTTTAATTGAGAAACTGCCGTTGAATTTTGCACTTCTGCCTGCCTGACGCAAAACCTTTGATAGTGGTTCGTTGTATGTCCAGCCCATCTCTGAATCCTAATTTTAAAAGTATTTCCTTAATCTCCTTGTCAGATTTTGATTCAGATGCACAAAATGCAGGAATGTCAAGAGACTTTGGAAATTTTTGAGTTAAGAACGATTCAAAATTGAATTCTGTCTTATAAATTCTCAACTGATTAAGTTTTCTTAATTTTCCAAGACATGTTAATGATTTTAAAGTCTAATCAGTGGCCTGTGCCCTCACAGGACGATTACCTGATTTGAAATTCAACTATATAATATGAGACCTGAAAATAATCTATAAACAATACAAATACACATCTCTATTATTTGAATTCATACAAGAGACCTTCAACGTTTTCAATCTATCTCACAATCATATTAAAAACACCCACCAACCCAAAAAAGGGACATCTCAAAATCCGAGACATCCCTTTTTAAAACAATATTTACTTTACAAATCAAGCCAGATCAAACCGGTCCAGATTCATCACTTTACTCCAGACTGCAACAAAGTCCTTAACAAACCTATCCTGTGCATCCGCACTTGCATATACTTCTGCAATAGCTCTGAGTTCTGAATTGGAACCAAATACAAGATCTGCACGGGTAGCAGTCCATTTCGGTTGGCCGGTTGCACGGTCACTTCCCAAATACAATGATTGGTCATCAGACATAGCTTTCCAGGCAGTACGCATATCAAGCAAATTGATAAAGAAATCGTTGGTAAGCTGCCCCGGACGTGAGGTGAAAACACCATTTTTAGAACCATCAAAATTGGTATCCAACACGCGCATACCGCCAATCAACACGGTTAACTCCGGCCCTGTCAATGTGAGCAATTGTGCTTTATCTATCAGCAATTCCTCAGTAGATGCAGTGAATTTTGCTTTTTGGTAATTACGGAAACCATCCGCAACAGGTTCCAGATAACCTACGGATTCCACATCAGTTTGTTCCTGAGAAGCATCCATACGGCCGGGAGTGAAAGGAACGGTAACGGTATTTCCCGATGCTTTTTCAATTCCTGCATTACCGGCAATTACGATCAAATCTGCAATAGAGACTTTCTTGGCTCCTGCCTGATTAAATTCTTTTTGAATGCCCTCGAGAACATTCAGTACTTTTTGCAGCTGTGCGGGATTATTCACCTTCCAGTCTTTTTGAGGAGCCAGACGTACCCGGGCACCGTTAGCGCCTCCACGCTTGTCAGAACCACGGAAAGTACTTGCCGAAGCCCAGGCAGTAGACACCAGTTCAGATACACTAAGTCCTGATGCCAATATTTTTCCCTTAAGGTTTACGACATCAAAATCCTGTATCAACTCATGGTCAACGGCAGGGATTGGATCTTGCCAGATCAGAACTTCGTCCGGTACATCGGTGCCCAGGTAACGCGCACGAGGCCCCATATCGCGGTGCGTTAATTTAAACCAGGCACGGGCAAATGCGTCTGCAAATGCATCAGGATTTTCCAGGAAATTCCGGGATATCTTTTCGTACGCCGGATCAAACTTTAAAGCAAGATCGGTTGTAAGCATCGTCGGTGCGTGTTTTTTGGCGCTGTCATACGCATCAGGAATAATATCCCCTGCATTTTTTGCCACCCATTGGTGTGCACCGGCCGGACTTTTCGTTAATTCCCACTCGAACGCAAACAGGTTTTCGAAGAAATTATTACTCCATTTTGTGGGTGTAGTCGTCCATATTACTTCAAGCCCGCTGGTTATCGCATCAGCGCCGCTACCAGAGCCATAACTGTTGCTCCAGCCCAGTCCCTGCGATTCTACACCGGCAGCTTCCGGCTCCTTCCCTACGTGGTCAGAAGGCGCAGCGCCATGTGTTTTACCAAAACTGTGTCCACCGGCTATTAGTGCAACCGTTTCTTCGTCATTCATCGCCATCCGGCCGAATGTTTCACGAATATCCCTGGCAGAAGCAACCGGGTCAGGATTTCCGTCGGGCCCTTCCGGATTTACATAAATAAGGCCCATATGTGCTGCACCGAGAGGCTTTTCGAGATTACGCGAATGGATGTTGCGGCCAGGATCTTCATCCGAAGAAACTACACCATGTCCGTCAACCCCTGCCGAACCGTCTGCATAACGATGGTCGTTGCCCAGCCAAGTCGTTTCCGATCCCCAGTAAACGTCTTCATCCGGCTCCCATACGTCGGCACGTCCACCGGCAAAACCGAATGTTTTAAAACCCATCGACTCAAGCGCAATATTACCGGTAAGGATCAGCAAATCTGCCCAAGAAATTTTCTGTCCGTATTTCTGTTTGATCGGCCAAAGCAATCTGCGGGCTTTATCCAAACTCACATTATCAGGCCAGCTGTTCAACGGAGCAAAACGCTGCTGTCCTGCACCTGCGCCACCACGGCCATCACCCACCCGGTACGTACCAGCGCTATGCCACGCCATGCGGATAAACAAAGGACCATAATGCCCGAAATCAGCCGGCCACCAGTCTTGTGAGTCGGTCATGAGTGCATGAAGGTCTTGTTTCACAGCTTCGAGATCAAGGCTTTTGAAAGCTTCGGCATAATTGAAATTATCCCCCAACGGGTTCGACAAGGTAGAGTGCTGACGAAGGATACTAAGTTTAAGCTGGTTAGGCCACCAGTCACGATTCCTGGTTCCAGCACCGCCTACCTTTTGCTTTACAGCGCCATTCTGGTCCATAGTGCCGTTATGAAACGGGCATTTACTGATGTCGTTTGATTCGTTTTCCATTTTTATAAGTTCATGTGTTAAACTAAACCTTTTCCGTACCTGATATTTTGTACAGGCCGATAAAGTTATAATATCAAAAGAAATAATCACAATCAATTAATTCTATGTTTCGATAGGCAGAATCTATGTGAAGCATTCTGTCGGGGATCATGAAACTTAAAACCACACCCCCTTCTGCTTTTGACTTTTAAAAACTAAAATAAGCAGATTTGTACAAAACTGTTCATTACCAGGCTGATAGCTGAAATTTATCAATGGTTTCAAATGCTTTTTCCAATGCTGTATCCTTTATTCCGGGAATCCCCATTCCTTCCACCCTGAAAAAAGTCAGGTCTGTTATTCCAATAAAACCAAGAACTGTTTTAAGGTAAGGCTCAACAAAATCGTTTGCCTTAAACGGACCTTCCGAAAATATTGCCCCGCTTGAAATAGCAACATAAGCTTTTTTACCCGTGACGAATCCCATCGGCCCGTTTTCGTCGTATTTGAATGTAATACCTGCCCTCACTACCTGATCTATCCAGGCTTTTACTGAAGAAGGAATTGAAAAGTTATAAGTTGGAACATTTATCACAATAATGTCAGCATCAAAAACCTCCTGTATCACTTCATCCGAGAGCCTGACAGATTCTTTCTGTGAGTCGGTCTGATTGTCTTTTGGCGTAAAAAATGCTTCCAGCTGGTCAGCATGAACATGTGGAAAAGGAAGTTTGGTCAAATCCCGCGTTGTAATCTCCGCTCCTGAATATTCATTGCTGATTTTTTCTATCAAAGCATTACCCAGTTTATTACTAAAGGAAAATTCGCCCCGCAGGCTTGAAATAATATTTAAGATCTTTTTCATTGTTTTGCTTACGTTAAATTTCAACAAAGCTATGGTGATCAGATACTCAGAAATCCGGGGTTTCCCAAAGTATACCGGTATACTTTGGGAAACCGGTATAAAAAAGAAAGCGAATTTTAAGTAGTTTTGTAACTATGGAAAAGATGACAGAAGATAAAAGAAAATGCCCTGCACACGCATCAACGGAAAACTGTTCGAGGATGCTATTACCGATAAGGGATGCACTGGACATACTGAGTGGCAGGTGAAAGTTACAGATAATACTTTCCTTAAAATTCGGTAAAAAACGCTTTAAACAAATACAACGAGAAATACCCGGCCTGACGCCAAAAATGTTATCGAAAGAATTAAAGGAATTGGAAATGAATGAACTGGCCTTAAAGGAAGATCATGATAATTTTCCAGTTTTAATTGAATATGGCCTTACACCATATGGACAAACTTTAAGCCCCCTTATTGGAGAATTACACGCCTGGGGCACCGCACACAGGAAAAGAATATTTAAGCAGGAATCAGAATTGGCCTGATAATCACCAGAATACTACCAGTAAGTCTATATTCTAAAAAAGGAGCTGCATATCCATCATCAAAAACGGCCATGAAATTTGTGTTTTCATAGCCGATTTTTTTTACGAAAAGAAACAAACTAATATACCTTTTGAAATCAATTCAGTTTCCAGCTGGGCCTTTCAAAGTGGCAGGTATATCCGCCGGGATGTTTTTGCAGGTAGTCCTGATGTTCAGCTTCTGCATTCCAGAAATCAGTTGCAGGTACAACCTCCGTAACAACTTTCCCGGGCCATACGCCGGATGCATCCATTTCCGCAATCAGTTCATTTGCTACCTCGCGCTGGTTTTCATCCTGGAAGAAAATAGCCGAACGATAGGACAACCCGATATCATTTCCCTGCCTGTTTCGTGTTGTCGGGTCATGGATCTGGAAAAAATATTCAAGTAACCCGCGATAGGATAATTGTGCAGGATCAAACACAATTTCAATACCTTCTGCATGCGTTCCGTGATTCCGGTAAGTCGCATTGGGAACGTCGCCACCTGTATATCCTACTACCGTTGAAATTACACCTGGATAGTGCCTGATAAGTTCTTCTACTCCCCAGAAGCAACCTCCTGCCAAAATGGCTTTTTCAGTACTCATATCATTTATTTTAATGTGATAAAGCTATAGTACAAATTCCATGCCTTCCCGCCTTCCTGACATCTGATTGAAAGGATATGATCAGATCGTTTTTTTCTGGATAAATGATATAGCATCCTGATTTTCAAGACAGAAAGATGTGTGTTAATTCTAGTTTTGATTATCTTTATATCAAAGTTAACAATTGATCATTATGGCTGAAGCGTTAATTATTACCGGAATCATTCTTATGTATTACTGTGCAAAGGAAATGCGTTACCCTAAACCAAGTCTGGCCAGAGCTGTTAACTCTGCACTTTTCTGGCCATTTTCAATATTTTTTAATACATACAAAAGGAGTAAAGAATAGTATAAATTCAAAAGTATTTCCTGATCTCCATCATGAAACCTGAATCCGTCATTCCAGTTCTTTATTCGGAAGATATCCGAAAAAGCATAGCCTATTACACCGAAACGCTGGGCTTTGAGGAAAGCTGGGAATGGGATGATAATCCAACATTTGGAGGAGTGAACTGGGGCGATGTGCGGATATTCTTTTGCAAACAGGATCAGGGGAATCCCGGAACCTGGCTTTGCATCAATGTTGAAAACGTAGACGAGTATTTCGAATTTATTCAGAAACGCGGCGCCAAAATCCTTTCCCCTCCGGATGACAAACCATGGTTCATGCGGGAAATGCTGGTTTCGGATCCTGACGGGCATATAATCCGTTTCGGGCAAGGTATTGAATGTGACTAGTTTTCAACATTTACTCAGACCGCAATGCCTTCACCGGATTCATCAACGCTGCACTTACTGACCTATACGCGAGAGTGAGCATTGCAATAATAAAAGTAACGCCGATTGCACCCAAAATATACTGGCATCAAGCTTGATATGATATTGGAAATCAGACAGGTATTTGCAAGTTCCGTTTGCTTTAATCGCATTTCATACATCCGTAGAGATATCATTTCAGGTAATGTCTCGGGCATTGCGGTACGATGGTGTTTACGCTCAAAATTCTGCGCTGCGAGTGCCATATTCCTGATCTGATTCCAAAATAGTCAGATTGGCTTCGCCTTTATCCATAAGCAATTCTATTTTATTCATAATACCTTCATATTCAAGCTCATTCTTGATCGTAAAATCAGCTTTTTCTATCATTAATTTTATTTTTTATATTTTATAAGCATTGGATCTATACGATCGTATTCCTTATGGGAACCAATTAACTTGATATA from Dyadobacter sp. NIV53 carries:
- a CDS encoding winged helix-turn-helix transcriptional regulator: MLSLKFGKKRFKQIQREIPGLTPKMLSKELKELEMNELALKEDHDNFPVLIEYGLTPYGQTLSPLIGELHAWGTAHRKRIFKQESELA
- a CDS encoding helix-turn-helix domain-containing protein, yielding MKDKRMKFDKYFPNDLLKPYIKYFVVSENELENEYKVFPSSGLVIGFQYKGQLAAVKNNMESKLNTAGITGITDGYKIFKNSANIGTILVYFSEIGFTQFASHPANELFNLSISLTDIFDKKSVAEVEQKLTIATTDKQRVKVVEQFLVSQLKDVQTDRLIFEAVKLIYQSNGTIRIKELNEKLSISPSPFEKRFRKVVGTTAKKFASIVRFNAVLDNLNETKTLTKICYENNFFDQAHFIKDFKHFTGDTPENFKRLL
- a CDS encoding glyoxalase superfamily protein is translated as MKPESVIPVLYSEDIRKSIAYYTETLGFEESWEWDDNPTFGGVNWGDVRIFFCKQDQGNPGTWLCINVENVDEYFEFIQKRGAKILSPPDDKPWFMREMLVSDPDGHIIRFGQGIECD
- the msrA gene encoding peptide-methionine (S)-S-oxide reductase MsrA — protein: MSTEKAILAGGCFWGVEELIRHYPGVISTVVGYTGGDVPNATYRNHGTHAEGIEIVFDPAQLSYRGLLEYFFQIHDPTTRNRQGNDIGLSYRSAIFFQDENQREVANELIAEMDASGVWPGKVVTEVVPATDFWNAEAEHQDYLQKHPGGYTCHFERPSWKLN
- a CDS encoding FMN-dependent NADH-azoreductase; this encodes MKKILNIISSLRGEFSFSNKLGNALIEKISNEYSGAEITTRDLTKLPFPHVHADQLEAFFTPKDNQTDSQKESVRLSDEVIQEVFDADIIVINVPTYNFSIPSSVKAWIDQVVRAGITFKYDENGPMGFVTGKKAYVAISSGAIFSEGPFKANDFVEPYLKTVLGFIGITDLTFFRVEGMGIPGIKDTALEKAFETIDKFQLSAW
- the katG gene encoding catalase/peroxidase HPI gives rise to the protein MENESNDISKCPFHNGTMDQNGAVKQKVGGAGTRNRDWWPNQLKLSILRQHSTLSNPLGDNFNYAEAFKSLDLEAVKQDLHALMTDSQDWWPADFGHYGPLFIRMAWHSAGTYRVGDGRGGAGAGQQRFAPLNSWPDNVSLDKARRLLWPIKQKYGQKISWADLLILTGNIALESMGFKTFGFAGGRADVWEPDEDVYWGSETTWLGNDHRYADGSAGVDGHGVVSSDEDPGRNIHSRNLEKPLGAAHMGLIYVNPEGPDGNPDPVASARDIRETFGRMAMNDEETVALIAGGHSFGKTHGAAPSDHVGKEPEAAGVESQGLGWSNSYGSGSGADAITSGLEVIWTTTPTKWSNNFFENLFAFEWELTKSPAGAHQWVAKNAGDIIPDAYDSAKKHAPTMLTTDLALKFDPAYEKISRNFLENPDAFADAFARAWFKLTHRDMGPRARYLGTDVPDEVLIWQDPIPAVDHELIQDFDVVNLKGKILASGLSVSELVSTAWASASTFRGSDKRGGANGARVRLAPQKDWKVNNPAQLQKVLNVLEGIQKEFNQAGAKKVSIADLIVIAGNAGIEKASGNTVTVPFTPGRMDASQEQTDVESVGYLEPVADGFRNYQKAKFTASTEELLIDKAQLLTLTGPELTVLIGGMRVLDTNFDGSKNGVFTSRPGQLTNDFFINLLDMRTAWKAMSDDQSLYLGSDRATGQPKWTATRADLVFGSNSELRAIAEVYASADAQDRFVKDFVAVWSKVMNLDRFDLA